TCAGAATCTGTAGTAGTATCACCATTGCCCTCACCCTTATCTTCATTTACAATCCATTGATTACTTTTTAAAGCAGGAGCTGCTGTCATGGAAGAAGCTGAAAATACTACACTGTCCGTTTTATTCAATGGATCCTTCATTGTGAAAGCTGTTCCTGAATTTGAGACAGTATGCGTACCTGCTCTATCATTTATATTTCCCTGTGTCATACACTCTgccttcttatttttcttattcgTAAGTTCAACAGCCAGTGCCTTTACTTGCTGCTGTTTTGCCTTGATAGGGGTAGAAGACATTCTACGGCCTTTTGAAGTTTGCTGATCTTGATCCAAGATCCTTTGCACAAATGAGGAATTACTTGAGAAAGATATTTCATCTGCAGCTTGttcaagaaacaaaaattcaTCTAATTCTagattctctctttctttttccttttcccagtttTCCAGCTTATTCTGAAATGAAACTTCAAAAGACAGTTCTGGATCTTTTACAGGGTGACCTATAGGACATTTAGAATTAGAAAAGGCACTGGCCAGCTCATGAGACAACTGAGGCTTTTCTGTGCCAGGTAATTTGTTTTCAATTTGGCCAGTATTAGGCTTCATAAATTCTACTatgttctctttattttttattttgtttttaatttctgatgGGAAAGAATCTCTCATCTGTCCATCATGATTTTTTCCTGGTTGCATTCTTGTTTCTAACAGTGAGatattttttccactgtgatTCCTGAGTACTGGGGTCTTCTGAATAGGACAATGTTTTGCTTTATCAGGGTAGTTATATTTTTTACATGGTGCAAAAGGGTTCTCAGAAACCAGTTCTTTGCCAGGAGGCatagttttcttctgtgtttgtgaTCTGTCCACTTTAATAACATGTCTGTCATCTGAAGCCCTTTGTGGAAGGTTTGGGGTGTCTTCTCCAAGTTTTGTAATTTTAGATTTAGCATTAGTGAATCTTGTTAAGCCTTCTCCTCTTTTCAGGAAGGGTCGTTTGATCACTTGTTTTTGAATGGCTGATCCATTTGACTCCTGAAAAGGGGTAAGGAAAAGTGAAACACAAAGTATTAAAAAGCCCCTTACACAATTTGAAGATTCCTTCAAATAAACACCACATATGACTAGGAATTTATATAGTACATTTCTACTGGATTTCTAAAGACTTCTTAAACAAATGAAATGTTTGGGgcttattgttttatttttaagaatgaaTATTGCATTCAGTGTTAGCTTTCGATGCTAGAATCCTCCTTGTAGATTTCTAAAGCACCTATCACACCTTGGCACAATAcataaagaacaagaaaaaaaaataaataacctgTAACTTCTGGGTTTGCTCCAGACGCTGTTGTTCTAGTTGTATCTGTTCTTCCAGGAATTCTTCAAATGTCTGTTTTTTCTCATGAATTGCAGCTTTAATGGGtctaatgtaaattaaaaaaaaaaaaaaaaatcaagccttaCATTTCTGTGTAAAATAACTGTGTTTAATGTCACTGCTATTCAAAGACCTAAGGTGTAATTACATAAAAGATGACAAATTATGAGGTACTTTGGTCATTAGGTGTCAAAAATAATCTGAGAAATGCATTGTAACACTAATTGTTTATTATTTGAGAAATGGTTTATCAAATCCTTGATATAGTTAATACACATATCTAAAAGATACTGTATGCAGGTTTTGCTGTTCCTTCTTTCACTGCTTTTCTCAATGACCCTTTCTTCTGCCCAGACCTCCAAACTTTCACTCGTATTTTAGTCATACTGCCAATTACTGCAGTATCACCTTCCCACTCAGTAATGCTACTAAGACATGTCCTTATCTCCCCCTTTGATACTCCTCCTCCTTCACAGCCTTGTACCGGGTCTGGCCGGGATGGAGCGAGCTTTCTTCGTGGCAGTCcatatggtgctgtgctttgggtTTGTGACTAGAACAGcattgataacacaccagtgttttagcTATTACTGAACACTGCTCGCACATCAAAGCTCCCCCTCGCCCCAGCACGAAGGCTAGGGATGGGCAAtaggctgagaggggacacagccagaacagctgacccaaactgactacagggatattccatgccatacaacATCATGTTCAGCAGTAAAAACTGGGGGCTTGGTCTTCCAAAAGTCACTGTTGCTCAGAGACCAAGTGGGCATCGGTCTCCTTGTGGGAGGTGAAGAGTGACAGCTTTTGCATCACTTGGGGTTTCCCTTCCACCCTTCCTTTTCTCATTAAACTGTTTCCATCTCAACCCACAATTTTTCTCGAGTTTGCTCCTCTGATACCCTTTCCCATTCTGCTCCTGGGGACAGAGTGAGCAAGCAACTGAGTTCCAGCTGCTGACTAGGCTCAACCCACCACAGCCTGGAACAagtatttcttctctttgtgaTGACCCCACAGACAAGGCAGAGCTTTAAAACAAGGCCAGTTGCTACTTTTATTCTAATCAGCTCCATAAACAAAGCCTTTACCATACATGAGAATGTTTCTGCCACAGGCACCATGATTACTTCTTAGCCACGTATAGATATTTACAGAAATATAACTCCTGGCAATAAACTAGAAAGTCACAGCCTTACACTCCTCCTTCACATTACTACTTTCACCACATAACAGGTGATAGAAGGTTGTAGTAAATCAAATTTGGAACAGTAATTATAACTGCTTATGTACTAAGACTATACTAAAACATGCTTCTAAACTATCATTACCCTACGTTGCACACGCATCTTCAGCCAATCCACAACATCACATCTTTCACAGCATAAGCAATTTCAAGCCAGAGCCTCTCTTAGTACAGGTCTCCACAGTACCTACCAAAATTGAAACCTTGGTTGAGAAAGCTACAAAAACTGAAAGAATGTGATATTCTCAATCAGGACTCAGAATTCAACCAAACTTATGTTATTTGTTTGATAAAATTTAGAATAATAATGGTCTGAATTACCTTTCTTCTGTATTAGTCCATAAATCTTTTCCTTCACTGCAATTTTCAGAGAGATCTGCACTTTCCACACATAAAGGATCAATGTGATTATCTTCACTCTCCATTAGTATTTCCATCTTTTGTTCTGGACACCACATGTTTTTTCCTATGAAattaacagaaattttttttcctccacaacaaaaaatcagttttcagctCATACTTTAAGCAGCATTCAGGTCAGATTAAAACCAGAAGTGAGCTTCATGGAAATGTGGTCTGAATTTCTACATAAAATAGTCCTAAGGTTTccccaaattaatttttatttgaataaaGGATCATCCAATTATGTATTAAAAATTTTCTACAGACCTGAAATAACCCATTCTCGTTGTTCATCTTATTTTTAAGCCATAAATTAACAATAGCAAAGAACTGAACAAATTTGGATGTCTGCGGTACTGAAAAGCTCTCTCATCAAGCTTCTGTttcccatatatatatatatatgcatagatTAAGATCAATTTATACTTTCACATCCTCTTAGACCATGCCCTCTGATTAAAGCTTTAAAGCTGGTATGAAGTATGATGAAATGCAATCTCACACCTTTTCCCCAAAACCTGTACAGGTTTTCAGCAACCTTATTAAATTCCTAGATTAAAATCAAAACCACTATTCCAGTCATAGCAGCATAGTAGTCATGCTGGTGCCAATGGTAAAACTGAGGAGGAAAGATAAAGAATTCCAGTGCACTGCTTCTGATGTACAAATAATTTTTAGTCATATGATGGGATCTCTTTGTCAACCCATCTTAACTCCTAAATCCAGTGCAGTTACTAATCCTCAGTAGAGCTAGTCTGAAGACATTCTGTATCCCTGAATAGATTATTTTCCATTTGCCATGTGAAAATGTGGGTACAGTTCAGCCCAAACAATTCAGCTACCCAATATCTGTCATTATTTGCTATTTTTGCAGTCTTTATCATATATACGCTTTATCAGCAAAGATTCTGATTTTTACCTAAAACAGAGAAGCATTTCATACAGACAGAAGAACTTGGATTTTTTCCTCATGCTACTTCTAATAAAATTCACATAGACATCAACAAGACGACTCTGAGGTCTGCAAGCTGTCCCTAAAGCAACACTTGTAGAAAATCTTCAAAATAAGTAGTAGAAAATGACGCTCAGTAACTacaaggtgaaaaaaacccaccacaaagtTCTCTTTTTATAAATGACTAACCAGTAACATATTTGTCTTCCTCATTTTTCAAACaattctgtgttttcagaggCACACCCAGACCTTGTTTCTCACAGGCAGACACTCCCAAAGGACTGTTCTTCAAGGATGAGCCACATTCTTTGCTGTTCAGCTTTTGTAAGAAATCATTGTCTTGTGTATGTGGAGAAACAATTGGAGCATAAGCTCTGTCTTCAACGATATTCGGATACTCAGACGATGGTAACTGGTGTAAAGTTGTTAAGCCCGCTGAACGCCCAGGTCTTAGCTTTTGACTGTCAGCCATTAGAGTACAGccttgaaattaaaagaaaaaaaatggctgcGTCATTGTGTTTGTATTACAGCACTACTGttccacagaagaaaagaagtgGCACTGAAAGGCAAGATCGATCACCCAGTCTCCATCCTTATGTTACTGATCTACAATAAGTGATCAGGCAATCTTGATTTTGTTCTCCTAATGCTATGCACTAAATTCATTTTCTCAGGTAGGCAGAGTGAAAAAGAGATATTCACTCAAGTCAGGCTGGACTGATACTGCCAACAAAAGAAGATACTCCTGCTCAACTCTGAAAGCTTTTTTCAGTCCAGCACTTCCCCCTCCCTTTGCACACAGCAAACCAGACTGGAAAACTGACACAGGTTAGGAGTGTTTGTTTTTCAAGAGAGATCAGCTCCCTAGTCTAGTTCAGTTCATTACCTGAGCAAGTTTGTGCTGCATGAGCAAAGAAGGAGAGACCACTGCATTTGGATACAGCGATAGCTTAAAGCATTCAAAAACTATTCTGAGAAACAGCtcatcagaaagaaaagcaactgtttgttttactcttttatacctaaaaaatgttctttgaaacAAGGCCTTCCATCATAGCACCTACTGATCAAGTTACAAGTACAGCTGGCCTTCTATAAGAACAGGATAGTATTCCTTCTACAGTAGCACTCAACTTTCAGGCACCGAAGTGATGCAGCATTTATCTTTGACTAATCAAGTAGTTATAAAATGAAGAACACTGAATACACTTTCAGATTTTAACTGAAAACTGAGATTAAATTCTTCAGTTTACTCAAAGTACATCATGTGCTTGCTTTCTCAACTTACCAAGAACTGCTGTCTGGCCAGATACCATGCTAAgtagcttctgctgctcttccattAGCCTTTGAAGTTGCTCCATCTGTTGTTTCTTTAGCTGCTCCTGTTTCTGTTGTTGCAATTCCTTCAGcttctcaaacaaaaaaataaatgtatcagAGGCCAGGTTTACTTAACATGTACCACAGGATTAGTGTCAAGACAACAGgtatttcttgttttaaagatATTCCATTAGGAAAGTGtaacatgaagaaaattaagaataTGAAATGCTATGCtaaataacatttttgttttttttttttaatctatgaaTGCCCATGCTATTTCCAATCTGCCCAATTAACAGTTCCGGTAGTCTTTAATCAACCAATCTGCAAACAATAGGAATCAGAACACTCATTTCTACtgcatgtgaagaaaaaaaaaaaaaattgaattctgCTCTTTTAACATTAACTTCTACTATACTATGTTTTCAATAAAATGTGAAATACTTCACAGTAATTAAAGCTTTAGAAAAAGTGcgtggcttggggtttttttccccccctctccaaGATCTCGGTTACAATGAACAGTACTGATACAAAGGaccaaaagagggagaaaagagcATCAGAGAACATTAAGACTCATGAAGctgcctgaaaaaaataattaaaatactgatTCAATTCAGTAATCCAGTCTTCATTTTCTTGCGCAGCAGGAGTCCCTAGCCCTGCCTCAAGACCAGCCCCGAGGGCCATATGAAGGCATCCTGCACCCTACCAAAGCACAGCAATGGGTGGTGGGCCTCCGTGCCCATCTCTGTATCTCCAACACATACATATGTGTCTAGTTCCAGCTCCTCCAAAGGAAAGACAGGTGCCCTGACGAAATCCTTCCACAGATTAACAACTGGACCACACCTTTGATCTAACAGGTAAGAAAAATTTCCCTTGAATTTCCTTAAAATTCCTGTGAAAACAGAAGTAAGGCACTATATGTGTGTAGAAGCTGAGCTAATGATCAATATCCAAAGATCACCTAAGTCTTAACTCCAACCCCTTCACTTAATTTATTAAAGAAATCATACTTCTACCTGTTCTAATAATATCCTCagaaaaccaaactgaaaaaaatctcatacATCCAAAACTACATTCGTCACTACAGCCATCAGATTTATTATATTAGATTGTCAGTAACTTTCTAAAACAGATTTAACAATTCCTCTTAAGATAACATTAAACTAGCTAGTATCTGTCATTTAGCCACTGTTTGATAATGCTGACTATACTGAAAAAGTACATAAATATTTTCCTATCATGTAAAATACAGGTGAAAACTTTTATAGCACCAGATAAGTTGTGGAATTCTACTCTAGAGacttacatgcacacacactccaTTTGAGTGAACAGACAGGGATTTGTGCAGAGGTAGCTGCTAGCAGAGCCCACAAGGAGGTAACCAAGTTCTTAATCCTTAACAGCAAGATCTATTAAAGTGCCTCTGAACGCTTTCAGCTAACATAATTTACATTTAGTAATTGGGAAGAGCCACAAGCAAACGTATAACCCGCTATAGTGGATTAAATGACATGCttgcattggaaaaaaaacaacaacatcatAGCGTTGTAATTCCTGGCCTTTTTGTCCCAATGTCTCTGATACTTCATCACACACAACACTAACATCTCTCTATCTAAACAGAACCCGGTATATGGGTGTACATACCTACTTTGAGAAGTAACAGCAGATGTTACTATAGATACAAGAACATACAGCTTCACCATGTTGTGAATATGTGTGAAGTACTACCACTGTAATGACCAGCACCTCATTTCCACAGCTTCAGGTGAAGAAACAACGGAACACTGTAAAACTCTGTGCACGTTTCCAGGTAAAAAGATTTTAAGAACAAATGCACTGCCACCAAATGCAATTTCATTTTAAACTGGAACCTGTGCCAGCAGGAAACAACAGAAGTTAGACTCTCAGTAATTGGACATCATGAGGAGGACACCAACTTCTACGAATGCGTAACTGTGACGTAGGACTTACTCTTTAAGCTCCCTGTGTTCTATATGTTGCAAAGATTTTTATTACTTCCAGGTATGACAAATCACATGCAGGAACAAAATAAACCTTAATGGATGTACATCAAGGAATTCTAGAACTTTTACCTGTTCAAGCTTTTGTAAGAGCGGATCGCTGCGATCGGATTTATTCCAACCATCCACTTCACCACGGACAAGGTCTGTTTTAGAGGTTTCTACGTTacatgctgctgctggaaaagatGTTTCAGTGGTATATTGCTGAAGTGTACATGAGCTGCCAGACTCTTCACACAAGGAGTCATCACTTACAGAACAGTTGTCTGAAAGATGCAACACTTCAGCAGGGAAAGCTGTGATGTTTTCAGGTCCAGATAACAGATTTTCTTTGTTGATTTTCAAACCAGTAAAACTAGGATCTAATAAGACTCCAGCACGGGAACTATCGGACATCCAATGTGCAATGAAATTTTGTTCACTACTCAGATCTTCAACAGTGGGCATCTTGTAAGTTGTATTCCAATTTATTTGCTGATGTAGCATTAACATAACAATATTATGTTATGTAGTGTCAGGACAGTAAAACTTTCAAAGTTCCAGGTATTTGGTGTGGATGGTTACCTACTTTTAGCACCTAGAaattaaacacataaaaataagagagtaactttttttttttacttgggaTTCTGTTATTGTAgatttcttattttgtttatGAATACAGTAGGTTGGTTTTAAGTCCCAATCTACTTTTTGCCTGGGCAACAGTAACAATTTAGACAACTAATAACAAGCACTTTCTGTGCAGGAAGTCAACATAATCCAACTTTTAATCTTATTGTTTATATAAGTGCAGCTAATATTATCTCAGATGATATAAAGCTGTGTATAATATTCTCTTCAGTAGCACAGACCGGGATTCTGAATTTTCCGGTTCCTGCAACAAGAGTTGATTTGGGGAGCTGAGAGAGAGACTTCCCGCACAGGACCTTTACGTTAATGCAGTTTCAAATATGTCCACCTAAATACAAACATTTACTGCACATATTTCAATTATCTTTTTCGTGTCACTATCATGGCACTTATTATTTTCATGTCTTCCTTAGTTTCTCCCAACCAGCTTTCTTTAAatccatccaaaaaaaaaaacctcagaaggcTGACAAAGTTTCAGTGAAAACCAAATCCCTACAAGCATCATAAAACACGAATAAATTCAGGTAGATAGAGGACCCGAGGCGGTTTCCTCActtaggaagaaaaagagaactgCTGCCGATGACAACGTGGCAGCCAGAGCCCGACCACTCCACCCTGGCACCTCGAACCAGTCCCAGGGCAGTCAGCTCTCTGCCTGCGCAGACGGTGTGTCCCGGGAACACGGAGGAACGACGGGGCCAGGGGACAAAGGGCAGACAACCACATCAGCCCAAGCTTCGGCAGTCCTGCTGACCAGGAATTAACTTCTTAAAGCCTCCTCCTTCCTGAGGAGCCACCTCTCACCTAATTCTCCCGCTGTGAAAAGGCTTACACTGTCAACCAAAGTTTGAAACCCTGACTAGGAGAAACAGCGAAATACCCTTAGAAAATCGGTTTATTTCAACTGCCTTCTGTTCTGAGACGCCACTGGAAGCTTCCCAGCGAGGCACAGGTTCCCGCACGGGCAGACTCAAGCCTGCGGGGTTCACACGCCCTTTCCCCCGTCGCCTTTCCGAGACCCTTTCGAGGCTGCCCGCCAGTCTGAAGCTTCCCCTATAGCCTACGGCAGCAGCACCTTCGTGCCGCCCGGAAGAGCCGGCAGGGCTGAAGCTGACCCGCCCGGGCCCCCGAGATCGCGGGCGGGGAGACGAGCACAGCCGCGCTGGGGAGCGCGGCTGTGCTCGTCTCCCCGCCCGCGACCTcgggggcccgggcccggcgctaTCCTTCCCCCACGGCCGCACCGCGACGCCCTCGCAGAGGACGACCCGACGGCGCCCGAAACACCCTCACCGCGACCGCTCCGACCCGCGGCCCCTCGCAGGCAGTCCGGGCACCGCTCCTCAGGCCCCGTCCGCAGCAACGCTCCGCTCAAGCGGCCACCCCGCTCCTTCTATTACAAACCTGCCGCCATCGCGCAGCCTCCCGGCGCCACCGACGGGGCGGCGCCCCGGCGCCGAGCatgctgggagttgtagtcccaAGCCGCCGCCCTCCTCGCCGGGCTGCGAGGAGGTGCTGTGGCGCTCGAACTACAGCTCCCGGGAGGAGCGGCGAAAAGGCCGTTGATGGGCGTCAACAGCGAAGCAGCTCGCCCTCAGTCGCtgctgccccggttcctgtcggaGGGCATCAGGGGCGGGAAGAGGCGGCGGGTACCGAAGCGGAAGCAGCTGGGCCTGCCCCTCGCTCCTGAGGACGGCCCACGGGTGGAAGCGGCTCCCGGGTCCTCCCCGCGTCGCCGCTGGTGGCCCGTTTGGGAGAGGGGGTTTCGCTCCCGAAAGGCGGAAGGCCTCGCCGCGCGGTGCTCTTCAGCGGCTGTCGCGACACGGTGCGTGAGGAGGTTCCTGTCCAGGGAGCTGTCCGCAGGCCTTCCGGGGTGCGGCGTTTTCTGCGGGGGCGAGCCTTTGGGCATTTAGTGTGCTTTTATTGCGGCTGGTTACACCCTTTTAATCTTTAAATAGCTGCAGTGAGGGAGGAACGGGAAGACAAACGGCAGATGGCATCCGCTGGCTTTCTGGCGTTTTGTGCTTCAGGCATGTTCGGTCTCACCGAGCGAAATCGTTGTTGTTCTCTGAACTCCAGTAAGCGGCAGAGCGTCGTGCCTCAGCAACTTGTGGTGCGTCCCAGGCTGTGACCAGCTTCTGCAGCTGTCGTGGGCAGGTACAAAACCGAGATCTAGGCTGTGTAAACTCAGGGCAGCCCTCCCTTTCGGTTGACTGCTGCTCGTTTTAACTTCCGCGGTTACTTTCTGTAGTTTGCAGGACTCTTCGTGCTAAACTTTCCGTTCTCCTTCCTGCACGTTGGTTTTGCCCGTTATGAATATATTGTCTACGTGGTTGTCCTCAGACTGGATTCTGTGTTAACAGTGGGAAGCTACTGTGCTCAAAAGCACAAGGATCCTTTTTTAGTCCCTTTGATATCCTCGGTAGGAAAATACAAGTAGGGGTTTGTTTTCAGCTTACCTGCACACTGAAGTCCTTACAGGACTACAGACTGTTTGTGGTCTATTGTAGGatgataaaaatttttttttgtctccctctctgtgctaaaaataaaatccattgcTAATGATGGTGTTGAATTTGTGGTTTGATCATGAACTACAAGCTCATGTACATGTGTGAAATCCTTTTGAGGCTATTGGAGTCTTACAAATCTCCACCAGCATAAATTAAAATTGTAAGAATTAAGCCAGTGATAATTGTCAGCAGTTCCACTTTGCATAACTTCCTTATCTGTTGCTGCAACAGCACGGTATTCTGGTTATAAAAGTGTCTATCAGCATTTAATTCTCAACACACATATTAAATACAAtggttttctattttaattttggaAATTTTGCCATTCAAAAAGAGTAAAGCCAAACACTTCAGAAGTTTGATCCTCTAGGGAAATAAGAGAGGCTGCTATTCAGTGGTAGCATTCATTAGCAATGAAAGAGAATAAAATCTTCACTCAAGGGAGAGAAAAACTGCAGGGGACAGACTCTGAACAAGTTCTAACTGTTTTTCCTGCTCTCTGTCAGGTGTTTCAAAGTTCACCTGTGCTTCAGCAGTGacaatttcctcctcctcctaagTGCAGTGAGGGTTAGTGCTCCTTATTGTGCAATAGAGTGCACTTTTTGATTTGTTTGATGGGGGTTGCTGTCCCTTTAGGCATTTTACAGGGAGGTGTGAGTGTGTCCTAGCCCTTCCTACCTACAACGTCTGGGCTCTCCAGTTGTACCTCACGCCGCTGGAGAAGCAGGAAGATCCTTAGGGGAGGGCAGCTGCCTGAGCAGGTAAACAATATGGCTCCCTCAAAATCTAAAGAGAGGAGTGGGATCAGGGGTCATTTAATACCTCTCGTGCTGGGAACAGGGACGAGGGGTGTCTTTGCAGACAGGCTCAGAGGAGATGAATCCCTCAAGTTTAAGCATTCCTTTCTGCTTGCTGGCTGACCTACAGTTTATTTACAGAGCAGTTctcagaagactttttttctcagttcttagCAACTTGATTTCATAAGCAAATGTAAGATCAAATACTTTTGTGGAGTTTTGCACCACATGT
The window above is part of the Opisthocomus hoazin isolate bOpiHoa1 chromosome 1, bOpiHoa1.hap1, whole genome shotgun sequence genome. Proteins encoded here:
- the CPAP gene encoding centrosomal P4.1-associated protein isoform X11 — its product is MLMLHQQINWNTTYKMPTVEDLSSEQNFIAHWMSDSSRAGVLLDPSFTGLKINKENLLSGPENITAFPAEVLHLSDNCSVSDDSLCEESGSSCTLQQYTTETSFPAAACNVETSKTDLVRGEVDGWNKSDRSDPLLQKLEQLKELQQQKQEQLKKQQMEQLQRLMEEQQKLLSMVSGQTAVLGCTLMADSQKLRPGRSAGLTTLHQLPSSEYPNIVEDRAYAPIVSPHTQDNDFLQKLNSKECGSSLKNSPLGVSACEKQGLGVPLKTQNCLKNEEDKYVTGKNMWCPEQKMEILMESEDNHIDPLCVESADLSENCSEGKDLWTNTEERPIKAAIHEKKQTFEEFLEEQIQLEQQRLEQTQKLQESNGSAIQKQVIKRPFLKRGEGLTRFTNAKSKITKLGEDTPNLPQRASDDRHVIKVDRSQTQKKTMPPGKELVSENPFAPCKKYNYPDKAKHCPIQKTPVLRNHSGKNISLLETRMQPGKNHDGQMRDSFPSEIKNKIKNKENIVEFMKPNTGQIENKLPGTEKPQLSHELASAFSNSKCPIGHPVKDPELSFEVSFQNKLENWEKEKERENLELDEFLFLEQAADEISFSSNSSFVQRILDQDQQTSKGRRMSSTPIKAKQQQVKALAVELTNKKNKKAECMTQGNINDRAGNTVPSQVLRGRLSELETEIERFRAENTALTKLREERECALANIRKEIADFQQQKAQELAEIEEYKKKEIKKLQKERKVFEKYTTEARAIPDKKERDEIQSLKQQIVELQEDLKRKEAKWSTTHRRLKDQIEALVNENTELKEEVKIMERFRLEAWKKVEAAGSKKKIENSGITLKRAESCLPNRGPKSQTASLLPPVQKCSKINGKSYSQAKVGKLATTPASGPASDRSNSEAMTALEDPSRTSMVDTSSNEAHVSLASGQAYTDCDEVQRETAYPDGKVEKVLKNGCHLIFFPNGTCKKVGSDGKTLTITFFNGDVKQVMPDQTVIYYYADAKTTHTTYSDGLEVLQFSNGQIEKHYPDGKKEITFPDQTIKNLFTDGQEESIFPDGTIVRIQRDGSKTIEFNNGQRELHTSQFKRREYPDGTVKTVYMNGQQETKYVSGRVRVKDKDGNIIMDTKL